A DNA window from Trichosurus vulpecula isolate mTriVul1 chromosome 2, mTriVul1.pri, whole genome shotgun sequence contains the following coding sequences:
- the LOC118837143 gene encoding basic proline-rich protein-like: MTSPSWREREGLSGLYYSSVASSASPSLLCRDAYSSHGDSGPRSQQPGQGGGSREPPTEAAPTHLTAKKEDTGRRGGDAGSSGLPRAPPGSPGPDPRRLQPVPRCPSVPPPPPPLTWQPQAAPALAQAQVQAGTRAQPSGGGGGGFRRLPRTLPPPPPPPLPPPPDRRPRPRCLLPGPRCFRVPRPLTSGIPPPSLPRLAEAHVRGFPGPRPLPVPRRRKGLSSRRAFGGAGWRGGEPREGVGRGGEQTGQGGQGPRAAQLGASPGTGLEEVCRMPRSCSR; this comes from the exons ATGACCAGCCCCT cctggagagagagagaggggctgTCAGGCCTTTACTATTCATCTGTTGCCTCCAgcgcctccccctccctcctgtgCAGGGATGCTTACAGTTCCCATGGCGACAGTGGACCACGCTCTCAGCAGCCAGGCCAGGGAGGAGGAAGCCGGGAGCCACCGACAGAAGCGGCCCCAACACACCTGACAGCCAAGAAAG AGGACACCGGACGACGAGGTGGCGACGCGGGCTCCTCCGGGCTCCCCAGGGCTCCTCCAGGCTCCCCCGGTCCGGACCCACGGAGGCTGCAGCCCGTGCCCCGGTGCCCCAGcgtcccgccgccgccgccgccgctcacCTGGCAGCCACAGGCGGCCCCCGCCCTGGCCCAGGCTCAGGTTCAGGCTGGAACTCGAGCGCAGCCctcgggcggcggcggcggcggcttcCGACGTTTGCCCCGGACTTTGccgcctccgcctcctcctcctcttcctcctcctccagaccGGCGCCCCCGCCCCCGCTGTCTCCTCCCCGGCCCTCGGTGCTTCCGGGTGCCCCGCCCCCTGACGTCGGGAATTCCCCCCCCTTCACTTCCCCGCCTTGCAGAAGCCCACGTGCGAGGCTTCCCCGGACCCAGACCCCTCCCAGTCCCGCGGAGACGCAAAGGACTTTCCAGCCGTCGAGCCTTCGGTGGGgcggggtggagggggggagagCCTAGAGAAGGGGTGGGACGGGGAGGAGAGCAGACTGGGCAAGGGGGGCAGGGGCCCAGGGCAGCGCAACTGGGGGCATCCCCTGGCACAGGACTTGAGGAAGTCTGCAGGATGCCTCGAAGCTGTTCAAGGTGA